The DNA segment tgaggtgggcctGAGAGGGTTTGTAGGGAACTATGacgagctcaaggtcacccaacaggaatgtaggagtgcggaaacacatccggttcaccagataagcctctaccactcaggtggaggagtggggaatcaaacccggttctccagattagaactcaccagctcttaaccacgacaccctgCGGGCTCTTCCACGACACTACGCAGATGGActtaccctgctgagatcctcaTAGAAGCTGCCCACCATGCTACGACCATAAATGGAATAATTGGGGGCTGTGCTCTTGCCGATCACTCTTGGTCCCATCATGGGGGGAAGCGCATATGCCGCTGGCCCTAGCGGGGAAAACatgcaaggaaaggaaaacataCAGCAGAAATCAGAGACGCAGGCTAAAGCTGTGCCctaaatttatttgtttagtttAATTCCCTacctacttattttatttataccccacttttctccccaatgggaacatAGAAACTGGAAGTTACttcaaaggtcatctagtccaaccctgtgTGCAGTGAGGGAAATTCAcattcccccagtgacccctgctctcgatgcctagtgcagtgatggcgaaccttttcgaggccgagtgcccaaactgcaaccccaaacccacttatttatcgcaaagggccaacccagcaatttaacctgaatactgaggttttagtatagagaaaacggttggctccaaggcatgcgttactcgggagtaagcttggtggtagttggtggctctgctttgaagcaactctgcaacacttcaaacgggtgaatcacgaccctaggagggtttactcagaagcaaaccccattgccagcaaccaaacttactcacaggtaaaggatcacgctttcttcccatgaaaatcagcagggtttaacagcgcttaacaaagttacctacactgtttccccaaaactaggtctcaggtttaattctaataatctccctgaaataattacactattgtcacatgacgaactctgtgcacgcgtgcccacagagagcgctctgagtgccacctctggcgcctgtgccataggttcgccatcactggcctagtggaaggcaaaaaaaccccaccaagaTATCTGGACCAAGTTGGCCTGGAGGAAAAACCCTTCCTGATCCCCAAGTAACGACTGGCATTACCCTTGACATATAAGAAAAATATTCGCACAGGCAGGGGTTTAACAGGAAGGAAAGTCGTTCACAAAAATCAAAAACGTGTCCAGGAAATTCAGTCAGATGAAGCCAAAACAAGACCCGCGTGAGGCTGAGAGGGTCACCCGGTTCCCGAAACCATGGTGTGGTTGGAGGCAAGTCAACCAGATATCCAGTCAATTATCAGGGGTAGCCAGATAATGTTCTGAAAGGgtattcgatttcgaatacctttaatggcatataaatagtttaagattaacttagcaagataataacagcctttacaactttacaacttctgacgagttaaaataacaccatttaaaaatttagccaccgcttccaacagctcgtagttgtggctgtttaaaagatatatcaccttctgtttatctgtaatgccttcacttccatgcaggaaggggattatgtgcttcttcctacctatctcataaaaaggacaatccaacagcatatgagatactgtttccacagaacccatgccacacgggcatttcctttctttatgtgggattccaaggtggcgtccaaggctaaaggaagaaggcagggcattacacctagctaaggtgattgctctacgccaccgggcctcaaccaggagataaaggtactgggctacaattaatctatccacaggtattcccagagagatcggggaacaggttttattagcttcctctagcatctgttgaaactctctgtcaaaaagtctcttcttgatagccccatagacctcctgctctgttagcattagcaggtcctccaaggaaatgcccaactcattaagtttggctttgattttaacccaccactgggctgtgcggaggatggagcgtccgtgggatgtatagtccagttcatctcgattaaaacaaatcctggcccaaaacttgaatgtacggcaccaggccagagtttccagccgatgctggcctgtttctaagcacagggccgcatagggaatagaatggggcaagccaaggattttatacagaaagtacgactggaccctCTGAAAGGGTATTGATAAAATCACAGCTCCGGGAATTAACCTGTGAAACGAGAGGTAGCCTCACAAATGCTccgtatggctaccaatcttgatcctccttgatctgaggttgcaaatgccttagcagaccaggtgctcagggggagcagcagcagcagaaggccattgctttcacctcctgcacgtgagctcccaaaggcacctggtgggccactgcgagtagcagagtgctggactagatggactctggtctgatccagcaggctagttcttatgttcttatgttccgtAAATTGGGCCGTCGTGAGCTTCGCCAGAAAGTATTCCATACCCGCTCGTGACGACTGGCCGAAACCATTCTCAGCTCCTTGCACAGTTTGCAACTTGTTAagcaaaaaaggagagagaaaatctaCCAGGGACCAGGTGactattccttttttttaaaaaaatgaagttttttaTTAGTCATTAAACAGTGTGACAACTCGAGAGAAAAATCAtcacaaaaatacattttccttaaaaactcccaattttgtctgcatggaacatttacacacacacaaaaattaccgCTTGCTCTTTAACAACAAATAGGATCTTTAACGTTACTGTTGATAAATATCACACTTTTCTCCATTAGATCTTATTTTGGCACTAACCTTCAAAATCcactaaccttcaaaaccactaatatcatcatttttccccttttttatccaaataatctatcaagggtttcTAATTATCCAAAATTTAACTACATACTTTCCCTTAAGTAACAAAGTGCGTTTGGCCATCTCTACCAACTGTAATAGCTTCACCCACCCAAATTACTATTCTTTTGTGACCTCAAATTTGGTGTGGCCCATCAGAACCCAAGTACAGTCCCAAACCCTCCCACAAATCTTAAAAGAACAGCTTGGTAGGAGCTCCCACCACCAatggtgtaccactaatggggacgtggacagtggtgggatccaaaaattttagtaacaggttcccatggtggtgggattcaaactgtggcgtagtgccaatggggctgggcggggcacaacgggggcatggccaggcattctgaaagcagggcattcctgggtggggctgtgacaaggatgcaaccgctgcgccggtccttgggcgggaaacgaatgcacgcaggcgcaggctgccacgcacaccggtgcacctcctgctagaccacttcaagttctgcgcactactgctgagaggaggggcgtaacgaaggcaaaaatcatgtggcaaaatcacccattagtaaccccctctcggcacacacaaataatcagtaacctactctcaggaacctgtgagaacttgctggatcccacctctggatgtggggTATTCCATGTCTCCGGGTGCATGCTGTTTCGTCACGTGGGAGGGCACCGGCTGGGTCCCTGTGCCCAGACTCTCCAGCAGCGCAAAGACCAGGCCAGCACCCAGCGACTCCCCCAGTGCTGAGGTGCCACTTGCTGGCTGATTTGTTTGCCgcagctgcaggccagctcccgcaccccccccagggaggccggggagggcaggagatagCCTACAGGGAGGGCGgggcgggcagaggtgggatccagcaggttctcaccagttcccgagagggggttactaattatttgtgtgtgccgagagggggttactaactgggtctgcttttccgttagaaattccattaggtccaaacatcataaagtcctgttgtttcccatgtggctggttagtgaaggtagaaaacgggatcattcttcctgttgggctgttttaaaaacatgttctagaaacaaaattatttggaagcattaagtatttgacaggcagtcaattagaggagaagtagttgttttctgttggcagcagacgataggactggctataatgagtttaaatgatggacagaaagagaccagctggaaattaggaacttttttttacagcaaagggttttttacagtcacagagaaatgattcatgccccgcccccggaatgcctggccacgcccccatcatgccccgcccagccccatttgtgctacgccagtgtttgaatcccaccaccatgggaacctgttactaaaattttggatcccaccactgagggcggggcttggcagcGGGCAGCCCAGGTGGGCGCAGAAGCAGCAGGCCGACCCAGGAGCTATCTTGCAACCGCTGCGCCCATCCCAGCTCCCTTCTTGAGCACCGGCCTCCTTGCTGGTTCCCGCAAGTGAGGCACGGGGAGCTGGTCATACCCCCGGCCGCCATTGAGGCCCGGTACACCACTTCCCACCACAAATAGGCTTACAGGAAAGGAAATGCTGAAGGCAAAATCGGGGGGTTATTTGGCCCCATTGTGACCCTCTCTCACCTGGCGTCTGGTCAGTATCGAAATCCCTCGTCCGCGAAGCAAGCGAGTAGATGGGAGCCGCGGGGTAGGCCAATCTCCCGGCTTTCTCTGGGCTGTAGCATCCTGCAAGAAGCAAAGAGGCAGACTTTGGTCAGGGCACTGTGGAGATGGAATAGAATGCCTACaaatttgtatttgatcaagaaatatggatgttgtatgaaccaaagatttccaagaatcaaaatggggtttctgtatataGTGACCAGCAGGACTGtatgttagcagcaggtcaaaaggcatgttagaagcttgtcagtgattatgcaggcaagcaaagataaatatctttaagatcttgtcactaaaggttaatacgtgacagaagacatatacctttataactttgtttttggttagaactaggtataggggatagctacttgaataacagaataataaaatagaagaagtgtttttctatatatgttaaatgaacacagaaatgataacgagagattcacatgtactggtattttactataattctataattgttaaaatcaatgtttgtataatctgttaaagttaaatcatttcaaactgggaaaagggaagttttatgatctcaaAGAATGTTGCATACCCtgaggaggtatctctcttcaggagaAAACTTAGAAAAGTGGGAAAACAAGTTATTCttggaaaccaaaaaaaaaaaggcagaagttagttttattgcagccgtttgcatatgggtagagggccaTGAGCTAAGAGCATGCAGCATTTGTGACACGTAGGATAGAggttgtcttaatgtgacaaggagacagaactatccaatgggattttaaggttcatgcttatagcacgtgaaaggggtatggatcttatggggatgaactgtgacctatgtattctttgtatctataaagactaaggtctttcctacggtgggtgtgtctctctgtcgagagcacccagaagggggttgtctctttcgagagcacccagaggAGTTCACCTTTTGTAACCTATATTCTGTTAAGTAAAATGGTctatttgtttctgatgtcagatgtcttttgctttttgggGAATTTGTCTCTAACCtaacttttctcaaaacagctgtgcAGGCCAGacatgagttctggcctcacagcaTGATGCCCAACTAGTGGCATCATCTTGCAAAGTGAGATTTGTAGTCAAGGTTTCACTGCCCATATCCTTTATGGGGCTGAAGCTGGAAGAAAGGGCCACTGGATCCCCCCAAGGGACCACCATAGCTCTAAAGTCTTTCCGGCTCGCTCGCTTTGCTCTAATTTTGGAGCAGACCTATTTAGCACACCGGATGAAAAACAAAGAGGTGTTTTGCCAGCTTAGTCCCCAAATTGTTCCTAAAAGGATCCCAACAAACTGTGGGATCTGTAGCTGCCAAACCTCTGGGAGAGGCACCACGtcgaaaaaagagaaacaaaccttCTTGTGTTGATCATTAAGAATTTATTACAAGGTCTTAATGTTTGTGAGTACTATAACTTATGTCCtgtagtcatttttaaaaaatttataacAGATAATTTGATTTCTTATTAGGATATCTTATGCTTATGTTTTTACAGATGGCGCCACAGGAGGTGTTCACGAAGCATAACCTAACCTGGGGGTTAGCTAGCCCCTTGCATATTTGTATACTTATcttcacagaccaggaaagggatttgggcgtcttagtggatagttccatgggaatatcaactcaatgcatggcagctgtgaaaaaggcaaactctatgctggggataattaggaaaggagttgataataaaactgcaaggattgtcatgcccttatataaagccgtggtgagaccgcacttggagtactgtgtccagttctggtcgccacatctcaaaaaggatattgaagagatagaaaaagtgcagagaagggcaacgaggatgattgagggactggagcaccttccttatgaggagaggctgcagcgtttgggactctttagtttggagaggagacgtctgaggggggatatgaatgaagtctataaaattattcatggggtagaaaatgttgacagagagaaatctttctctctttctcacaatactagaaccagggggcatccattgaaaatgctggggggaagaattagaactaataaaaggaaacacttcttcacgcaacgtgtgattggtgtttggaatatgctgccacaggaggtggtgatggccactaacctggatagctttaaaaggtgcttggacagatttatggaggagaagtcgatctatggctaccaatcttgatcctctttgatctgaggttgcaaatgccttagcagaccaggtgctcaggagcagcagcagcagcagaaggccattgctttcccatcctgcatgtgagctcctaaaggcacctggtgggccactgcgagtagcagagagctggactagatggactctggtctgatccagctggattgttcttatgttcttatgagattttggagtggaatctgggggaaagggaggggcctcGATGGGGTATTGTTCACCTGCTTAAAACCTTGGCTACAACCACCTTTctaccttgtggaactcaaggtgacttacagtgTAACTAAAGGAACCATTCAAAAACAGACAGAAGGTCACAATTTATAACCACCGTTAGGAgggccaaaaaataaaaaagcaccttaggggtttgcaacctgcgactctccagatgttcatgcactacaaatcacatcagcccctgccagcatggccaattggctgatgagatttgtagtccatgaacatctggagagccgcaggttgcagacccctgccttagtcaAATGCAGTCTTAAGTAAAATTGTCTCCCACTGTTGaagatctaaagcaggggtgtcaaactcgcggccctccagatgttcatgaactacaattcccatctgtcccTCCCAACacgagcattggctatactggcaagggctgatgggaattgtagttcacaaacatctggagggccgtgagtttgacacctgtgatctaaagtGAGGGGTACCAGGCACACTTCTCTGGGGAGAGCGCAACAGACTCCACCTTCCACAGGTCACATTTGCCCCAGGTGAACACACCTGTACGGTCAAttccaggtccctcctggaggatggcaactcggTCTCAGCGAATACCTGCACCCGCCAGCACCCAGCAACAGCAGCTGCTTCTCCCACCCACTCCTTCCACCGGCGACCCCGACTGACCTGGCCCCGGAGTCTTGAAGGGCATGACGTCCCGGGGGCGCCCATAGATGGAGTATGCCGGAGTGCCGTCCTTCCCCTTCATGGTCATGTTGGGCGGGACCAGGTAGCCTGGCCCCGGCGAGCAGCTTTCTTGGTGCTGGAACCGGCGGGTGCCGAAGCTGTAGGCAGGAGCCCGGAAGCGAGAAGGGTCGTGCAGTTGGTAACCTGAAGGGAGGAGGGCGGGGGAGCCAGGATCAGTGGCAAGGGAGGGGCAAGCCCCCAGAGCAAGGGAGAGGTATCTGGTCACCCTGAGACAACCTGTCTGGCACACCCTGGGGGCATGATGGGCACTCGGCCGGACGCAGTGGAGGCCCAAGAGGGCATGTCCGTTGCAAGGTGGACTTCGCATGTACTGTGCCATTCTGTTTCTCAGTGGAGACTCGAATTCAGGTCACCCAGAGATTGGCACTacccagtacaccacactggttctgggACTGTGCCAAGGGTgagtagaatttatttatttgctgaaggagaaggagaaggagaaggagaagaagaagaagaaggagaagaagaagaagaagaagaagaaggagaagaagaagaagaagaagaaggaggaggaggaggaggaggaggagaagaaggagaaggaggaggaggaggaggaggaggagaagaaggagaaggagaagaaga comes from the Sphaerodactylus townsendi isolate TG3544 unplaced genomic scaffold, MPM_Stown_v2.3 scaffold_527, whole genome shotgun sequence genome and includes:
- the LOC125425460 gene encoding outer dense fiber protein 3-like → MSTDIWVGSWRPHRPRGPIAALYSSPGPKYGLPTNVGYQLHDPSRFRAPAYSFGTRRFQHQESCSPGPGYLVPPNMTMKGKDGTPAYSIYGRPRDVMPFKTPGPGCYSPEKAGRLAYPAAPIYSLASRTRDFDTDQTPGPAAYALPPMMGPRVIGKSTAPNYSIYGRSMVGSFYEDLSR